A portion of the Chiroxiphia lanceolata isolate bChiLan1 chromosome 10, bChiLan1.pri, whole genome shotgun sequence genome contains these proteins:
- the BDH1 gene encoding D-beta-hydroxybutyrate dehydrogenase, mitochondrial, with amino-acid sequence MLATKLSRPLLNFSGKALNFKDPGSGFRPVQKFFLPLLSPCGSRSYASEVDQIGSRAVLITGCDSGFGFTLAKHLHEKGFIIYAGCLQKDKGEGGSKELDNMKSDRMRTVQLNVCDSKEVDRAVEHVNSSLQDPEKGLWGLVNNAGISTFGEVEFTSMDTYMEVAEVNLWGTVRTTKAFLPLIRRSKGRVVNISSMMGRMGSPARSPYCITKFGVEAFSDCLRYEMQPQGVMVSIVEPGNFIAGTNLYSPERIKAIADKMWDELPEIVRKDYGRKYFDEQVSKMENYCNSGSRDTSPVMESVAHALTATAPYTRYHPMDYYWWLRMQIMTHMPAAIADRLYVY; translated from the exons ATGTTGGCTACCAAGCTGTCCCGGCCTCTCCTAAACTTTTCTGGGAAAGCCCTTAATTTCAAGGACCCAGGGAGTGGCTTTAG acctgtgcagaaatttttcctccctctcttgtCCCCATGTGGCAGCCGCTCTTATGCAAGTGAAGTCGATCAG attggcagcagagctgtgcttaTAACAGGCTGTGACTCAGGATTTGGATTTACCTTGGCCAAACACCTCCATGAAAAAGGCTTTATTATTTATGCTGGCTGCCTGCAAAAG GACAAGGGAGAGGGTGGCTCCAAGGAACTGGACAACATGAAGAGCGATCGGATGAGAACGGTCCAGCTCAATGTCTGTGACAGCAAAGAAGTGGACCGAGCAGTGGAGCACGTGAACAGCAGCCTGCAGGACCCAGAGAAAG GGCTCTGGGGGCTGGTTAACAATGCTGGGATTTCCACATTCGGGGAAGTTGAGTTCACCAGCATGGACACCTACATGGAGGTAGCTGAAGTGAACCTGTGGGGCACTGTGAGAACCACCAAGGCTTTCCTCCCGCTCATCCGGAGGTCAAAGG GTCGCGTGGTGAACATCAGCAGCATGATGGGTCGGATGGGCAGCCCTGCCCGCTCCCCGTACTGCATCACCAAGTTTGGAGTGGAAGCCTTCTCCGACTGCCTGCGGTACGAGATGCAGCCCCAGGGAGTGATGGTCAGCATCGTGGAGCCCGGCAACTTCATCGCTGGCACCAACCTGTACAGCCCCGAGCGGATCAAAGCCATCGCCGACAAAATGTGGGACGAGCTCCCGGAGATCGTGCGCAAGGACTATGGCAGGAAGTACTTTGATGAGCAGGTCAGCAAGATGGAGAACTACTGCAACAGCGGCTCCAGGGACACCTCGCCCGTCATGGAGAGCGTCGCCCACGCCCTCACCGCCACCGCCCCCTACACCCGCTACCACCCCATGGATTACTACTGGTGGCTGCGCATGCAGATCATGACACACATGCCCGCTGCCATCGCAGATCGGCTCTATGTCTACTGA